In Arvicola amphibius chromosome 1, mArvAmp1.2, whole genome shotgun sequence, one DNA window encodes the following:
- the Syt8 gene encoding synaptotagmin-8: MGRVPDPRSTSAPVDTTAEASLIPDLITRIPWPRWALFIVVLAAGVLLVSCLLCGIYCCCRRCQRRRKQPKDKEAVGLGSAPSSTTTHLVQPDVDCLESCSGGPQQWGRLLLSLEYDFGSQEIRVGLRQAENLKAEGTADPYACISVSTQAGRRHETKVHRGTLCPMFEETCHFSVPSAELPRATLKVQLLDFKRFSEHEPLGELQLSLGTVDPQHVLENWYQLGPPGTTEPEQMGELCFSLRYVPSSGRLTVVVLEARGLNPGISEPFVKVQLILNQRKWKKKKTSSKKNTTMPYFNEAFTFLVPFSQLQSVDLVLAVWAHGLQLRAEPVGKVLLGSRASGQPLQHWADMLAHARRPITQWHHLQSPREVDRALALKPRLPLPSPRS; encoded by the exons ATGGGGCGTGTCCCAGACCCCCGCAGCACCTCAGCCCCAGTTGACACCACTGCTGAGGCCAGTCTCATTCCAGACCTCATTACCAGGATCCCTT GGCCCCGCTGGGCACTCTTTATTGTCGTTCTTGCTGCTGGAGTCCTCCTGGTCTCTTGTCTGCTCTGTGGCATCTACTGCTGTTGCCGCCGCTGCCAACGCCGAAGGAAGCAGCCCAAAGACAAAGAAGCTGTGGGCCTGGGCAGTGCTCCCAGCAGCACCACTACTCACCTG GTTCAACCAGATGTGGACTGCCTGGAGTCCTGCTCTGGGGGCCCGCAACAGTGGGGGCGACTGCTACTCTCACTGGAGTATGATTTTGGAAGCCAGGAG ATTAGGGTGGGCCTGAGGCAGGCCgaaaacctgaaggctgagggcACAGCAGACCCCTACGCCTGTATCAGTGTTTCCACCCAGGCTGGGAGAAGACATGAGACAAAGGTGCACCGGGGGACTCTCTGTCCCATGTTCGAAGAGACATGCCACTTCTCA GTCCCGTCAGCAGAGCTGCCCAGGGCCACCCTGAAGGTGCAGCTGTTGGATTTCAAGCGGTTCTCGGAACACGAGCCATTGGGGGAGCTCCAGCTATCCTTGGGCACTGTAGATCCCCAGCATGTCCTGGAGAACTGGTACCAGCTGGGCCCTCCTGGTACCACTGAG CCTGAGCAGATGGGGGAGCTGTGCTTCTCACTGCGCTACGTGCCCAGCTCAGGCCGCCTGACTGTGGTTGTGCTCGAGGCTCGGGGCTTGAATCCAGGGATTTCAG AGCCCTTTGTAAAGGTCCAGCTCATATTAAAccagagaaaatggaagaagaagaaaacatcctCTAAGAAGAACACAACTATGCCCTACTTCAACGAGGCCTTCACCTTCCTGGTTCCCTTTAGCCAGCTCCAG AGTGTGGACCTGGTGCTGGCTGTCTGGGCCCATGGCCTGCAGCTCCGGGCTGAGCCTGTGGGCAAGGTGTTGCTTGGTTCCCGGGCTTCAGGTCAACCCCTACAGCACTGGGCAGATATGTTGGCCCATGCCAGGCGACCCATAACCCAGTGGCACCACCTGCAGTCCCCCAGGGAGGTGGATCGTGCTCTAGCCCTGAAGCCTCGCCTGCCCCTGCCTAGTCCTCGCTCCTAA
- the Tnni2 gene encoding troponin I, fast skeletal muscle, which yields MGDEEKRNRAITARRQHLKSVMLQIAATELEKEESRRESEKQNYLSEHCPPLHIPGSMSEVQELCKQLHAKIDVAEEEKYDMEVKVQKSSKELEDMNQKLFDLRGKFKRPPLRRVRMSADAMLKALLGSKHKVCMDLRANLKQVKKEDTEKERDLRDVGDWRKNIEEKSGMEGRKKMFESES from the exons ATGGGGGA TGAGGAG AAGCGCAACAGGGCCATCACGGCCCGGAGACAGCACCTGAAG AGTGTGATGCTCCAGATTGCGGccacagagctggagaaagaggAAAGCCGCCGTGAATCCGAGAAGCAGAACTACCTGTCCGAGCACTGCCCGCCTCTGCATATCCCAGGCTCCATGTCTGAAGTGCAG GAACTTTGCAAACAACTGCATGCGAAGATTGACGTGGCTGAGGAGGAGAAATACGACATGGAGGTGAAGGTGCAGAAGAGCAGCAAGGAG CTGGAAGACATGAACCAGAAGCTATTTGACCTGAGGGGCAAGTTCAAGAGGCCCCCACTTCGGAGGGTGCGTATGTCGGCTGACGCCATGCTGAAGGCGTTGCTGGGCTCTAAGCACAAGGTGTGCATGGACCTGAGGGCCAACCTGAAGCAGGTCAAGAAGGAGGACACCGAGAAG GAGCGGGACCTGCGTGATGTGGGTGACTGGAGGAAGAATATTGAGGAGAAATCTGGCATGGAGGGCCGGAAGAAGATGTTTGAGTCTGAGTCCTAA